A window of the Nitrospirota bacterium genome harbors these coding sequences:
- a CDS encoding UDP-N-acetylmuramoyl-tripeptide--D-alanyl-D-alanine ligase produces the protein MEWTVDQVVEVTGGRLVQGLSAARISKFTTDSRTAGEGSFFVPLKGPRFEGHDFIKDARLCGAIGYFKASGRKVPVDGICIEVADPLVALQKLAGETRRRFKGPVVVITGSNGKTTTKEMIGTILKDKSPLLKTEGNLNNHIGLPLTLLNLRNEHRLILLEIGINHPGELRGLCEIARPTIGLITSIGETHLEGLENIEGVAEAKGELLDFLDHGTAVLNRDSPFFQKLKSRQKGKWIGFGLSDDADVRGTDLSIQASGMSFSLVFQEKKYPVHLSVPGTHNVLNALGAAAVAFLLGATPEEIVQGLFRFRSVPLRSEIIELPEGGRVIVDAYNANPTSMTASLQMLADMGKREKRMTIAVLGDMLELGSGSQNAHYRLGETAGKLKIDRVFLYGVESESVSRGALEQGIPKEFVRIFSSHEAISEELSLYLSQCPLILVKGSRGMKMEKVLERLKKE, from the coding sequence ATGGAATGGACGGTTGATCAGGTGGTTGAAGTGACGGGAGGGAGACTGGTACAAGGCTTGTCCGCAGCGCGAATCAGTAAATTTACAACCGATAGCCGGACTGCGGGAGAAGGGTCTTTTTTTGTTCCCCTAAAGGGGCCCCGGTTTGAAGGGCACGATTTTATTAAAGATGCCAGGTTGTGCGGTGCAATAGGATATTTTAAGGCCTCCGGCAGGAAAGTCCCTGTCGACGGTATCTGTATCGAAGTGGCAGATCCGCTGGTTGCCCTGCAGAAATTAGCCGGAGAAACCCGTCGCCGGTTTAAGGGTCCGGTCGTTGTGATTACCGGGAGCAACGGCAAAACGACTACGAAGGAGATGATTGGAACAATTCTAAAAGACAAGTCTCCTCTGCTCAAGACAGAGGGTAACTTGAACAACCATATCGGACTGCCCTTGACACTATTGAATTTAAGGAATGAGCATCGCCTGATATTGCTTGAAATCGGAATTAATCATCCCGGGGAGCTCCGAGGCCTTTGCGAGATTGCAAGGCCGACCATTGGATTGATTACCAGTATTGGTGAAACGCACCTCGAGGGACTTGAAAATATCGAAGGCGTGGCGGAAGCCAAGGGAGAATTGCTGGACTTTCTCGATCACGGGACCGCCGTACTGAATCGGGATTCTCCCTTTTTTCAAAAGCTCAAATCGAGACAAAAAGGAAAGTGGATTGGATTCGGTCTCTCAGACGATGCGGACGTCCGGGGAACAGATCTCAGCATTCAGGCGAGTGGCATGTCTTTTTCCCTGGTGTTCCAGGAAAAAAAATATCCTGTTCATCTTTCGGTTCCCGGAACTCACAATGTCTTGAATGCGTTAGGGGCGGCTGCCGTCGCATTCCTGCTTGGTGCGACTCCCGAAGAAATCGTTCAGGGATTATTCCGGTTTCGTTCGGTACCACTGAGGTCCGAGATCATCGAGTTGCCCGAAGGGGGAAGGGTCATTGTGGATGCCTACAATGCCAATCCGACTTCGATGACTGCGTCACTTCAGATGCTGGCGGACATGGGAAAAAGGGAGAAAAGAATGACGATCGCCGTACTCGGAGACATGCTGGAATTGGGATCGGGATCCCAAAACGCTCACTATCGTTTGGGCGAGACTGCGGGAAAACTTAAAATAGACAGAGTCTTCTTGTACGGTGTAGAATCTGAATCCGTCAGCCGGGGTGCCCTTGAACAAGGAATTCCAAAAGAATTTGTGCGGATCTTTTCTTCCCACGAGGCCATTTCGGAAGAACTCTCCCTGTACCTGTCCCAGTGTCCCCTCATTCTCGTCAAAGGATCCCGCGGGATGAAAATGGAGAAGGTTCTCGAAAGATTAAAAAAGGAATAA
- the ftsW gene encoding putative lipid II flippase FtsW produces the protein MKKTVTSNWDRSFDFYLWGTSLLLVGIGLMMIYSASAVISEAKFGDSAYFVKRQIVYLVPGLLLAWFFSRIEIKFLERSVWPLLILSALSLLAVLIPSVGSQINGARRWLKFGVISIQPSEFAKLSLIIFMAYYLSKKKETMKEFGKGVLPALFILAVFLKLIISEPDLGSAVIIGGVFALLFYQGGVRIKHLAFLALLSLPFLYHYLSVGFRRHRIMAFLDPWKEQGGDGFQVVQSYLAFAGGGPFGTGLGGSKQKLFYLPEPYTDFIYSVIGEELGLVGTLGVLFLFAILIFRGIKIALKTESLFDFYLAAGITYLFFIQVFVNICVVTGLFPTKGLPLPFISYGGSSLWLNLISVGILLNISHRNRFGPKSVGRRSMTSGHSG, from the coding sequence ATGAAAAAAACAGTGACGTCCAATTGGGACCGTTCGTTTGATTTCTATCTCTGGGGGACTTCTCTTTTGCTGGTGGGAATCGGCCTGATGATGATTTACAGCGCCAGCGCTGTCATTTCGGAAGCCAAGTTTGGAGATTCTGCCTATTTCGTAAAAAGACAGATCGTCTATCTGGTGCCAGGGCTCCTTCTGGCCTGGTTTTTTTCCAGGATAGAGATAAAGTTTCTAGAAAGATCTGTTTGGCCTCTATTGATTCTTTCAGCATTAAGTCTGCTGGCCGTTTTAATACCTTCGGTGGGGAGCCAGATAAACGGTGCCAGGCGATGGTTAAAATTCGGGGTGATTTCCATTCAACCTTCAGAGTTTGCCAAGCTGTCGCTCATTATCTTTATGGCTTACTATCTTTCAAAGAAAAAAGAGACCATGAAAGAGTTTGGTAAGGGTGTGCTTCCCGCCTTGTTCATCCTGGCGGTTTTTCTGAAGCTGATCATTTCGGAACCTGACCTGGGTTCGGCTGTGATCATCGGAGGAGTATTTGCGCTTCTGTTTTACCAGGGAGGGGTTCGGATCAAGCATCTGGCCTTCCTGGCTCTCCTTTCTCTTCCTTTCCTGTATCACTACCTCTCGGTTGGGTTTAGACGGCACAGGATCATGGCTTTTCTCGATCCCTGGAAAGAGCAGGGCGGAGACGGTTTTCAGGTCGTACAATCCTATCTTGCTTTTGCGGGGGGAGGTCCATTTGGTACCGGACTGGGGGGAAGCAAACAGAAACTTTTCTATCTTCCGGAGCCCTATACCGATTTCATCTATTCGGTCATTGGGGAAGAACTGGGTCTTGTCGGAACGCTTGGCGTTCTATTCCTTTTCGCGATATTGATCTTCAGAGGAATCAAGATTGCCTTGAAAACGGAGAGTCTTTTTGATTTTTACCTGGCTGCCGGAATTACTTATCTCTTTTTTATTCAAGTTTTCGTCAATATTTGTGTGGTCACGGGATTGTTTCCGACCAAGGGGCTTCCTCTACCGTTCATAAGTTATGGGGGTTCTTCTTTATGGCTTAATCTGATTTCTGTTGGAATCCTGTTGAACATATCTCATCGTAACCGGTTCGGTCCGAAGAGCGTGGGGAGACGGTCTATGACGTCCGGTCATTCGGGTTGA
- the murG gene encoding undecaprenyldiphospho-muramoylpentapeptide beta-N-acetylglucosaminyltransferase, with the protein MRLLIAGGGTGGHLYPGIALAKAFQNQFSKCEILFVGTEKGIESRILPREGFALKTIHVEGWIGKKFWTLFRALFRFPFSLVESFRLLKEFAPGLVIGVGGYASGPILLVASFLGFKTVILEQNVIPGLTNKVLGRWVNQVFASFEGSRSFFPQKNFCYSGNPVRREILAIVEKKREDQATILVFGGSQGAHSINRAVVESLDYLDQSEKLLIRWIHQTGAQDLDWVRKAYHEKSFSAEVEPFIYNMAKAYAASDLVICRAGATTLAELAASGKPAILIPFPLAAHHHQEINASYLKKMGAAELIEPAGLSGKFLAEKIREILISGEKMKEMSDAMLALGKNDASEKIIERCLQLGLIHV; encoded by the coding sequence TTGAGACTATTAATTGCCGGCGGAGGGACGGGTGGGCACCTTTATCCCGGAATCGCGCTGGCGAAAGCATTTCAAAACCAGTTTTCAAAGTGCGAAATCTTATTTGTGGGCACGGAAAAAGGAATTGAATCCAGAATTCTCCCCCGGGAAGGCTTTGCGTTGAAGACAATTCATGTTGAAGGCTGGATTGGCAAAAAGTTTTGGACATTGTTCAGGGCTCTTTTCCGATTTCCATTCAGTCTGGTGGAAAGTTTCAGGCTTTTGAAAGAGTTTGCGCCCGGTCTTGTCATTGGTGTGGGAGGGTATGCGTCAGGCCCGATTCTGCTGGTCGCATCTTTTTTGGGATTTAAAACAGTTATCCTTGAACAGAACGTCATTCCGGGATTGACGAATAAAGTCCTTGGAAGATGGGTGAACCAGGTTTTTGCCTCCTTTGAAGGATCCCGTTCTTTTTTTCCTCAAAAGAATTTTTGTTACTCGGGCAATCCGGTCCGGAGAGAGATATTGGCCATTGTCGAAAAGAAAAGAGAAGATCAGGCGACGATTCTCGTTTTCGGGGGAAGCCAGGGAGCCCATTCTATCAACCGGGCGGTGGTCGAATCTCTGGATTATCTTGATCAAAGTGAAAAACTCTTGATTCGCTGGATCCACCAGACCGGCGCTCAGGATCTGGACTGGGTGAGAAAAGCCTATCATGAAAAAAGTTTTTCGGCTGAAGTCGAACCCTTCATTTACAATATGGCAAAAGCCTATGCAGCTTCGGATCTCGTCATTTGCAGGGCAGGGGCTACCACTCTGGCTGAGCTGGCCGCATCCGGCAAGCCCGCAATTTTGATTCCCTTTCCTTTGGCTGCCCATCATCATCAGGAAATCAATGCCTCTTATTTAAAGAAAATGGGCGCTGCAGAACTCATCGAACCGGCTGGCCTAAGCGGAAAATTCCTGGCTGAAAAGATCAGAGAGATACTCATTTCCGGAGAAAAAATGAAGGAGATGTCTGATGCGATGCTTGCGCTGGGGAAAAACGATGCCTCCGAAAAGATCATAGAACGATGTCTTCAATTAGGACTGATTCATGTTTAA
- a CDS encoding phospho-N-acetylmuramoyl-pentapeptide-transferase gives MLYALLYSLHSHYPFLNVFRYITFRAIYATLTALIVSFMMGPYLIRALQSWRVGQQIRESGPQSHQIKSGTPTMGGILILIAIVFSTLMWAELKNRYIWIVLFATLGFGLIGFWDDYLKVIRKKSEGLLARYKFTLQLGVGILIALALFYSPAYSSKLYFPFFKHFSPNLGWFYLPFIVFIIVGASNAVNLTDGLDGLAIGPIIVTSIAYLIVAYVSGHHKFAEYLLIPYIEGSGELSVFCGAIVGASLGFLWYNAYPATVFMGDVGSLPIGGALGTVAIISKHELLLLLVGGIFVIEALSVITQVISYKTRGKRVFLMSPIHHHFELKGWHESKVVVRFWIIAIILALLSLSTLKLR, from the coding sequence ATGCTTTACGCGCTCCTCTATTCTCTTCATTCTCACTATCCTTTTCTGAATGTTTTCCGTTATATTACTTTCCGGGCAATCTATGCGACGTTAACGGCTTTAATCGTCAGTTTCATGATGGGGCCTTATTTGATCAGAGCCTTACAAAGCTGGAGGGTAGGACAGCAGATTCGGGAATCCGGTCCCCAGTCTCATCAGATCAAATCCGGCACTCCGACCATGGGAGGAATCCTGATTCTGATCGCAATCGTTTTTTCTACGCTCATGTGGGCTGAATTAAAGAACAGGTACATCTGGATCGTTCTTTTTGCGACCCTGGGTTTCGGCCTGATCGGGTTTTGGGATGATTATCTGAAGGTGATTCGAAAGAAATCGGAAGGGCTTCTGGCCCGATACAAATTCACACTGCAACTTGGGGTAGGTATTTTAATTGCCCTGGCCCTTTTTTATTCGCCGGCGTACTCTTCAAAACTATATTTTCCTTTTTTTAAGCATTTTTCGCCCAATCTAGGTTGGTTTTACCTTCCCTTCATTGTCTTTATTATCGTCGGAGCTTCAAATGCCGTTAATTTGACGGATGGATTGGACGGACTGGCAATTGGACCGATTATCGTGACTTCCATTGCCTATCTGATTGTGGCCTATGTGTCGGGCCATCATAAATTTGCAGAATATCTTTTGATTCCCTATATCGAGGGATCCGGAGAGCTCTCTGTCTTTTGCGGAGCAATCGTCGGCGCCAGCCTTGGTTTTCTTTGGTACAACGCCTACCCCGCGACGGTCTTTATGGGAGATGTCGGTTCACTTCCAATCGGGGGAGCCCTCGGGACTGTAGCCATTATTTCCAAACATGAGCTTCTTCTGCTTCTGGTTGGGGGAATTTTTGTGATCGAAGCGCTTTCTGTCATCACGCAAGTCATTTCTTACAAAACCCGGGGAAAGCGGGTGTTCCTCATGTCTCCCATACATCATCATTTTGAATTGAAAGGATGGCATGAGTCCAAAGTGGTCGTTCGTTTCTGGATTATCGCAATCATTCTCGCACTACTCAGTCTTAGCACATTAAAATTGAGGTGA
- the murD gene encoding UDP-N-acetylmuramoyl-L-alanine--D-glutamate ligase, with protein sequence MPLKNKKVVVMGLKRSGTSAVRLLLQKGAKVIGTDSDPFLKMDAASFRSDQVTLALGEHRDPDFLTADLIVVSPGIPTTHPILKRSRHAGVSVMGELELAAAFLDNEKILAITGTNGKSTTTELLGAIMRESGKKTFVGGNLGTPVSEAVLNAPSGGWDIFVLEVSSFQLETLVTFRPKIAALLNITPDHGERYASLQDYIAAKFELFRNQTSDDYALLNWDDPLIRQSPFRIRSKTIWFSQRESLQEGICLDGRYLRFKYGLSEFKLGPVELFLLKGKHNIENIMVASAIALLNGIPPATIQSVLGRFGGLEHRMERVRIIRGVTYINDSKATNVGAVIRSLESTDPPIVLIAGGKEKGDGFASLGALVREKVKLLLLIGEAKERMKRDLEGLTRIEEAPTLEAAVQKASVMSGDGDTVLLSPACASYDMFKDYSERGARFKKAVEAIP encoded by the coding sequence ATTCCTTTGAAAAACAAGAAAGTGGTGGTGATGGGATTAAAGCGGAGCGGAACCTCTGCAGTCCGCCTCCTCTTACAAAAGGGAGCCAAGGTGATTGGAACAGATTCCGATCCATTTCTAAAGATGGACGCAGCTTCCTTTCGAAGCGATCAGGTGACTTTGGCTCTGGGTGAGCATCGTGATCCTGATTTTCTAACGGCCGATCTGATCGTCGTGAGTCCCGGTATCCCTACCACCCATCCGATTTTGAAACGGTCCAGGCATGCGGGTGTGTCGGTGATGGGAGAACTTGAACTGGCAGCTGCATTTCTTGATAACGAAAAGATCCTTGCGATAACCGGAACCAACGGGAAAAGTACCACGACCGAGCTTCTGGGAGCAATCATGAGGGAAAGCGGAAAAAAAACCTTTGTGGGAGGAAATCTAGGGACCCCCGTAAGCGAAGCGGTTTTAAATGCACCTTCCGGAGGATGGGATATCTTTGTACTGGAAGTATCCAGTTTCCAGCTGGAGACCCTGGTGACTTTTCGTCCTAAAATAGCAGCTCTCCTGAATATTACTCCGGATCATGGCGAGCGGTATGCCAGTCTGCAAGACTATATCGCGGCAAAATTCGAACTGTTCCGAAATCAGACTTCGGACGACTACGCCCTGCTTAACTGGGATGATCCTTTGATTCGACAATCTCCTTTTCGAATAAGATCGAAAACCATCTGGTTTAGTCAAAGGGAGTCCCTGCAAGAAGGGATCTGCCTGGACGGGCGTTATCTCCGTTTTAAGTATGGGTTGAGCGAGTTTAAATTGGGACCTGTCGAACTTTTTCTACTCAAGGGGAAACATAATATTGAAAATATCATGGTGGCGTCCGCAATCGCGCTTCTTAACGGAATTCCTCCCGCGACCATCCAATCCGTATTGGGTCGGTTCGGTGGCCTTGAGCACCGAATGGAAAGGGTCCGCATTATTCGAGGGGTTACCTATATCAATGATTCCAAGGCAACCAATGTCGGGGCCGTTATCCGGTCGCTCGAAAGTACCGACCCGCCTATTGTTCTCATCGCCGGAGGAAAAGAGAAGGGGGATGGGTTTGCTTCTCTCGGAGCTCTGGTCAGAGAAAAAGTAAAACTGCTCCTGCTCATTGGAGAAGCAAAAGAACGGATGAAACGGGATCTTGAAGGGTTGACCCGGATCGAGGAGGCGCCCACACTCGAAGCGGCGGTCCAAAAGGCTTCGGTCATGAGCGGAGACGGAGATACCGTGCTTCTTTCACCGGCCTGCGCCAGTTACGATATGTTTAAAGACTACTCGGAGCGGGGAGCCCGGTTTAAAAAAGCGGTGGAGGCCATTCCGTAA
- a CDS encoding UDP-N-acetylmuramoyl-L-alanyl-D-glutamate--2,6-diaminopimelate ligase — MKILKLEGNGALSVEGLAYSSRDVQEGFLFAAMSGVRTDGHLFVQEAIDRGASAILCEKLPELDEEKKSRVVSILVENSRRAFAQIASRFYGDPSFSMGIIGVTGTNGKTTTSFLIKKLLESKGKTGLTGTVGNWTGAGRREATHTTPESSDLQRLFFEMKGAGVQNVVMEVSSHALALERVVGTSFDTVIFTNLTRDHLDFHRSMEDYFHAKSRLFTEQVPMGSKKMKPRAIINLDDAYGERLTGISAREVWTYGMSPKADLQGRAVKLTDTGTSFQMIYPEGMLQIHSPLLGTFNVYNMLAAAGAALHQGITADVIEETFGQKIEVPGRLEKIQGEYPFTVLVDYAHTEDALVNVLRTIHEFKKKRIIIVFGCGGDRDKGKRPKMGSTAGRFADVVILTSDNPRSENPETILREIEEGVIASGAKKYRVLVNRRDAIKSAIEEAKQGDLVLIAGKGHETYQIIGSNRFEFNDLTVAKEMLSARFGY, encoded by the coding sequence ATGAAAATCCTGAAGCTGGAAGGAAACGGAGCGCTTTCCGTCGAGGGACTTGCCTATTCCTCGCGTGACGTTCAAGAGGGGTTTCTGTTTGCTGCGATGTCTGGTGTCAGAACGGACGGACATCTTTTTGTTCAGGAAGCAATTGACAGAGGGGCCTCCGCGATACTTTGTGAAAAGCTCCCTGAACTCGACGAAGAAAAGAAGAGCCGTGTGGTTTCCATTTTAGTTGAAAATTCCCGGCGCGCGTTTGCCCAAATTGCCAGCCGGTTTTACGGGGATCCCTCTTTTTCAATGGGCATTATAGGTGTGACTGGCACAAACGGCAAGACGACCACATCGTTTCTCATTAAGAAGCTCCTGGAATCAAAAGGGAAGACGGGCTTGACGGGAACCGTTGGAAATTGGACGGGAGCCGGGAGAAGAGAGGCAACCCATACGACGCCAGAGTCATCGGATCTCCAGCGGCTCTTTTTCGAAATGAAAGGGGCAGGAGTCCAAAATGTTGTGATGGAGGTTTCTTCTCATGCGCTGGCGCTTGAACGTGTTGTTGGAACGTCATTTGATACCGTTATATTTACCAATTTGACCCGGGACCATCTCGATTTTCACCGGTCTATGGAAGATTATTTTCACGCCAAATCGAGATTGTTTACGGAACAGGTTCCTATGGGGTCCAAAAAAATGAAACCGCGGGCGATTATTAACTTGGATGACGCTTATGGGGAGCGCCTGACAGGAATTTCTGCGCGGGAGGTCTGGACCTATGGGATGAGTCCAAAGGCGGATTTGCAGGGGAGAGCTGTCAAACTGACCGATACCGGGACGTCGTTCCAAATGATTTATCCGGAAGGAATGCTTCAGATCCATTCTCCTCTCCTGGGGACTTTCAATGTCTATAATATGCTCGCCGCGGCTGGAGCCGCTCTACATCAGGGTATAACGGCAGATGTAATTGAAGAAACCTTTGGCCAGAAAATTGAAGTGCCCGGAAGGCTTGAAAAAATCCAGGGAGAGTATCCCTTTACGGTACTGGTCGATTATGCCCATACCGAGGACGCGCTGGTGAATGTGTTAAGAACAATCCACGAATTTAAAAAGAAAAGGATCATTATTGTCTTTGGATGCGGAGGTGACCGGGATAAGGGTAAACGCCCGAAAATGGGATCTACCGCGGGACGATTTGCCGATGTGGTGATATTGACTTCGGATAATCCGAGGAGTGAAAATCCCGAGACCATTTTAAGGGAAATTGAAGAAGGGGTCATCGCGTCAGGAGCGAAAAAATATCGGGTTCTCGTCAACCGCCGGGACGCGATCAAATCTGCAATTGAAGAAGCCAAACAGGGAGACCTTGTTTTAATTGCGGGAAAAGGACATGAGACCTATCAAATTATCGGTTCAAACCGGTTCGAATTTAATGACTTGACTGTTGCGAAGGAAATGTTGAGCGCCCGGTTTGGGTACTAG
- a CDS encoding penicillin-binding protein 2 produces the protein MRRHLNEGHAVRGKFFRTKVIILLFFLGLGLLTSRLIFLQIFITQNLSKKAQKQHQKTVVIEGERGKILDRQGRILAANLEVPSLYAIPSMMTNPAMVAEEMALIVNEPKSSLIVKLTEERAFTWIKRKVTPDVSTAIENLGLESVGVMMEPARFYPKRHLMGHILGFVGLENQGLEGIEKQYDSILQGKTVSLTLERDARGEEIFPRGLDYHFPKKGVDLFLTIDEVIQYISEKELDAMMNESGADSGTVIVIQPKTGEILAWVVRPDFNPNSVRSYSPSEWRNRGITDSYEPGSTFKIVTASAALEEKVVTPDEMIFCENGLYDIDGKPIHDHTREGMLSFSQVIQKSSNIGTAKIALRLGESKLMQYVQAFGFGSKTGIDLKGEVSGIVNHSSHLPRRTVASVSIGQGISVTPLQMATAFSVIANGGVLLKPHLVKKVDGFKEVPDQVEIPKRVISEQTAAEMNRILQTVVQAGGTGEKAATPGFVVAGKTGTAQMVNSATHAYSTDRFIASFGGFVPAHDPQLVILVVIQNPKGVTWGGSVAAPVFRNIAIQTLNYLDVPPYDTKRILVVQK, from the coding sequence ATGCGAAGACATCTGAATGAAGGTCATGCTGTTCGAGGAAAATTTTTTCGCACGAAAGTCATCATTCTCCTTTTCTTTCTCGGATTGGGACTTCTCACCTCCCGATTAATCTTTCTGCAGATTTTTATTACGCAGAATCTTTCCAAAAAGGCGCAGAAACAGCATCAAAAAACGGTCGTTATCGAGGGAGAGCGGGGTAAAATCCTTGATCGACAGGGAAGAATTTTGGCCGCCAACCTGGAAGTTCCTTCTCTCTATGCCATTCCATCCATGATGACGAATCCCGCAATGGTCGCAGAAGAGATGGCTCTCATTGTCAATGAACCCAAGTCATCCCTGATTGTAAAACTCACGGAAGAAAGAGCCTTTACCTGGATAAAACGCAAGGTGACCCCGGACGTTTCAACGGCCATTGAAAATCTCGGTCTCGAATCAGTGGGTGTGATGATGGAACCGGCGCGATTTTATCCCAAGAGGCATCTCATGGGACACATACTCGGGTTTGTCGGGTTAGAAAATCAAGGGTTGGAGGGGATCGAAAAACAGTATGATTCGATTCTTCAGGGTAAAACAGTTTCCCTGACTCTGGAAAGAGATGCCCGCGGTGAAGAAATATTTCCCCGAGGCCTGGATTACCATTTTCCGAAGAAGGGAGTGGACCTTTTTCTGACAATCGATGAGGTGATTCAGTATATCAGCGAAAAAGAGCTGGATGCCATGATGAATGAATCCGGCGCAGACAGCGGTACGGTGATTGTCATCCAACCGAAAACGGGCGAGATCCTGGCCTGGGTAGTCAGGCCCGATTTTAATCCGAATTCCGTTCGATCTTATTCACCGTCCGAATGGCGAAACAGGGGAATTACCGATTCGTATGAACCGGGATCGACCTTTAAGATTGTAACCGCTTCAGCTGCCCTGGAAGAAAAAGTGGTGACTCCCGACGAGATGATATTCTGCGAGAACGGACTTTACGATATTGATGGCAAGCCGATTCATGATCATACCCGGGAAGGGATGCTTTCTTTTTCTCAGGTGATCCAGAAATCAAGCAATATCGGTACAGCTAAAATTGCGCTGAGGCTAGGTGAAAGCAAGTTGATGCAGTATGTGCAGGCGTTTGGATTCGGATCCAAGACAGGGATTGATTTGAAGGGAGAGGTTTCTGGAATTGTCAATCATTCCTCTCACCTTCCTCGGCGAACAGTGGCCTCTGTTTCGATTGGACAGGGAATTTCGGTGACCCCCCTTCAGATGGCAACGGCATTCAGCGTTATTGCGAATGGAGGGGTTTTGCTCAAACCGCATCTGGTTAAAAAAGTGGACGGATTTAAAGAGGTTCCGGATCAGGTTGAAATCCCTAAACGGGTCATCTCTGAACAGACGGCGGCGGAAATGAACCGAATACTTCAAACCGTGGTTCAGGCCGGAGGAACGGGAGAAAAAGCCGCGACGCCGGGATTTGTCGTTGCGGGTAAGACCGGGACCGCCCAAATGGTGAATTCGGCAACTCACGCGTATTCGACGGATCGATTTATTGCCTCCTTTGGCGGGTTTGTTCCGGCCCATGATCCCCAACTCGTGATTCTTGTCGTGATTCAGAATCCCAAGGGTGTTACCTGGGGAGGGAGTGTCGCGGCGCCTGTTTTCAGAAACATTGCAATACAGACACTCAATTACCTGGATGTGCCTCCTTACGACACCAAGAGGATTTTGGTGGTTCAGAAATAG
- a CDS encoding cell division protein FtsL: MRNKKSSDWTYLKCGILIFSGIVVYLAYHIHVVKMGYEMSQMQKEKKILERTHTELQIEISSLSSLDRIEHIAVTQLGMVPGSSTGKIRVTELNPNNKTPSVEVAERETSRNIFK, encoded by the coding sequence ATGAGAAATAAGAAATCGTCCGACTGGACCTATCTCAAATGCGGCATTCTGATATTTTCAGGTATCGTGGTTTATCTCGCCTATCACATTCACGTCGTCAAGATGGGATATGAGATGAGTCAAATGCAGAAAGAGAAAAAGATCCTCGAACGCACTCATACCGAATTACAAATCGAAATATCCAGCCTTTCTTCACTTGATCGAATCGAACATATTGCGGTGACCCAGCTTGGAATGGTGCCGGGATCGTCGACGGGAAAAATCAGAGTGACAGAACTCAATCCCAATAACAAAACGCCATCGGTTGAGGTGGCTGAAAGGGAGACCTCAAGAAACATCTTTAAATAA